TCAGCTGGCGATCTGAAAAAGTCAGAGTGGTCCCAAATGaatcagaagtgtttttttttctcacacactcgttcacacGCTCGGGAAGGATGTGTAAAAAGCGAGTGTCCTTACTGATAGTCCTTCCTGCTCAGCATTTGTGTAGGGAGAGACAGAAGGCAAGGGAAGAAAAAGTGCACTCGTCTTTGCTTTATCTGTCCATCAGCAGCTTAAGCGCCCTCTCGATGTTCATGCGATGGCCGACCCGTGTCACTCCCAGATCGATGAGGTCGTCTTTTTGCAGGTTTGGCAGGTGAGATCCCTCGATCTCATTCTCCATGAAGGCGTCTCTGTGTTCGGCCATGTTGAGGCTCTCCAGCCAGTCAGCGACGTCGTGCTTGGACCACAGCAGGACGGGCTTGCTGGAAAACGGCTTGGAGTTGGATGAAGATGAGGACGATGAGGACGAgtgcaagagtgagagaggagatgCGGAGCGGCTTCCGAACAGGCAAAGAGGCGGGGTCGGAGCCGGAGAAGATGCCGGGCCTGGTGTGGAAGGGGTGGGGCTTGTTGCAGAAGGAGAGGTGACTGAAGGAAGGATGGAGGGAGGAGTAGATGGAGTGGTGAATGTTAGAGCAGTGGAGCGCTGGGTACCTGAGACAGAGGGAATGGCAGAATCCctgaagaaaatgagaaagtgagatatatagagagaaatgagaagagagagagagagagagagagagagagagagagagagagagagagagagagttaatcCACAGTAATTGATCattgagaagaagaaaatttgAACACATCTTGACGCTTATCACGGTTCATCTCATACcttatttatatgaataaaataagaaaatgttaCTTTTAATCACAATGCTTTTTTATCTTTGTAATTGGCATTACAGTTagacattattattttacattctcctcatcttttttgtttttattgttctttgaGAAAAACAtctccacacactcacactctttcatacacacaaataatcaTTTTTGGTAACTACACATTAACAATGCAAAAAACCTGGATCCTTATCTTCAACTACTTGGAATGTTTTGTTTACAAAATATAtcttacaataaaaatacaaaaaacattatGTGGAATCCTGTTCCAACGGTAAATTTTCCGGCTCTAGGAAACCAGGATTATGTCCTGAAATCCAGTTTCTGGTTCTGTGTAGTTTTACATGTTCTTCCATATCCGTGTAGGTTTCCTTTACATTCTCCGGTATTACATTACCCATACTAAGCTGCTCCTTTGTGCAAATGTGGATGTGTGAATAAATACTGCAGTGGATTTCTGGGATACACGCCGCATCCACAACAACTGCTttatatctgtccatccatctatccatccatccatccatccatccatccatccatccatcaatcctcTTTACTGCTTATCCAGGATTCTCAGGGCAAAAGCGAGGTACATCCAGGAaatgatgccagtctatcacagggtacaatcacacacatgctcgcacatccattcacacactacagacaacattacagatgccagtcagcctacaaagCATGTCTTCGGACTGGTGAAGGAAACCACTGAggtacagggagaacatactgctactgtatatatacgtataaaaTCTCAATATAATTATCATGATGTTGTACTGtttcttggtctttatttaaatgtatatgtaaaagCATAAGTATGATATTGACCATGTTAACCCCTTTGTACAAAATGTCAGATGTTCCACATGTCTTATCTTATatagccataacattaaaacctcaGCAGGTTAAGTGTTTAAATAACGTTGATAACCTTGTCACAATGGCAAGTGTCAAGGAGTGGTAcattcagcaggataatgctccCAGCCACACAAGGCTAACCTACACAATATTTAATCAAACATATAACCAGAAGTAAAAAACTGTTAAAGGGATTTGTAATCTCCATATACAGCCACTAGAGGGAGGAGTCACAGTGTGTCACTGCATACAGCAAAAGCCTAGGGTTATTAAATTCCAAATCaacacaaatcaaatcaaaggtaaataaaataaaggacgAGGACTGACCTGCTTATGTGTGTGAAGGATAACAATAAACATATAGATTGGGTATATGAGATTTTACTACTTGCTGAACGGTCATTTTTGACCgagtgtgaaagagtgtgaaaGTTCATCATATGACAGCTATGCAATGTATACAGTCATATATAGATGAAGATAGATAAAAAATTTCCTTTAACTATACAATTTTGGTGAGCCTGTACTACAGTAGCCTACGATTCCTGTTCAAAAATTGTGCACAAAATTGTGAGCTTTTGATTTGTGTTCGTAACCATAAAGTAGAACAATGCAgcacatgtaaaataaataaaaatagaatggTGTACAGTTACTGCCTTTGCAGAGGGATAGCCTGCACTCATCAGAAGGCAgttaaacatgtaaaaatgtaagCACCGCAAAAATCTTCATCAAGCATCAAGTAaactatataatattatatttattcaaaatgtattatcaAAATGCTGAAAGTGGTGAGCTCACCAGTGACTTattattatctcatttataGAGTAGCTGAGGGTTaaggctttgctcaagggcaacgttgtggtcctgggattcaaactgaTAACATTCTGTACGACGTCttgaccactgagctaccactaccTGTGTatataccatttatattacatgTAAATAAGATTGTCTCTCACCTGTTTGTAAAGCTCCTGGGTCCTGTTGGAGAATCAAGGGAATCACCCTGTTTTGGGGATTTTTCCTTATTCATGTGCTGCAGGATGGAGCTGAGCTCACTAATAACATTTGCCTTAGGATCTGGATTAGATGAGGGGGGGCTGCGGAGGTCAGGACTTTCCCTCCACAGCTTAGAAGCTCTCTGCGTTGGTGTTTTGGGGGGCTCTGATtgtggtggaggaggtggaggtgggggcTGATTGAAGGATTCGGGACTCTCCTCAATCAAGGGGTCCCTGTAAAGTGCATTGCTCTTGATGATGGGCTTTATTTTTGGCTTGGGCGGCACAGGGGGTCGGTCCACCAGGAAGACCTGCCCGTCTGCATAGACTGTGCAGGTGTCCAAAGCCTCACTGCCTTCTGAAGACAGTGTTGAGATGCTGGACACGGTAGAAATGGTGCTGGTGGTCTCTAGGTGGGGGTCTCCGCTACTTCGGCTATCCATTTCTATTCCAGAGTCCGTGATTGGCTCAAAGCTCTCAGAAGGTGGTGGAGGGAAGCTGGAAGGGGGGATGCAGTTTATTATCCCAGGACGTTTCAGTTCTGCATTGATGGGTGGAGGAGCATGGGGGTGGTATGGGGGTAAAGGGCCCCCTTGTACACTGTTTTTTCTCTGCTTAAGGATCTCTGCTACTTGGTCTTCAGGAATGTCAATACTGTTGGCAAACTCCAATGGAGGTGGTAAAGGTTCAGCAAATACAAATTCCTCATCAATATCTACAGAGGCCAGCGGTGGAGGGGGGATTCGGAAAGGCAGTTTGATTGGTTCATCCACTGATCCACCTAATGTGATACTTTTTGTTCGGGATGGGGCAGGTGTCTGGGAGTTGGGAGTTGAAGGAGTTTTGGAGTCTGAGTCTCTAATTTCTGTGTCCAGTTGAGGTGTCATTTCCTCTTTCGcttcatcatttacattattttcttctgTCTTCACTCCATCCATTGTGTGCACCATCAACAATCCTGCTGGCTTCTGCTGTGATTTATCTACAATTTCATCCACcatgttctttttttcctcttcctgctTGCTATCTTTTGTACCTTCTGCTTCATATTTAGACTCTGTTCTCTGCCTCCGAAGACCGGCCCGGCCTGTGCAAACAGATGCAGCAAATTTGGCCTCAATGCCTGAGCGAAGCTTGGTATCAATAAACAGGGGTTGATTGATATCTGGTTTGTGAGGCTCCAGCTTTGGGGAAACTGGAGGAGGCTGTGCTTGCTCTTTTATAGCTCTGTCTCGGGCTGCCAGAGCCAAAGCTAATGGGGAATTGGGATCAAGAGCTTTACCTGTAACTGGGTGTAGATATCCTTCACCATTGGTGCTATAGGTCTTTATTGTTGCTGGAAGGCTTACCGGACTGTCCAGATCAGGGCAGTTCCTTGTTCGTGTGTTCAGAGGTTCACGTACAATCACAGGTTCAGGGGAGTTAAAGTCTGTCACATTgcccccaccaccacccccacttcctccacctccttcactctcacCTCCACTTCCTTGTGAAACAGTAAGCAGCGAAGCAGGTGGTGCCATGAATGTCCGAAGCCCTTCATCATTTGCAAACATTCCCTCATCAATAGACTTTGAGTGGTGCAAACGAGGGGTTGGAGTGGGCATTGGTAAATCCTCATCCCCTAAATCTGTGGAAAGAAATGCAGGTGAATTCCTACGTGCTTCCAACCTTTTTTCCCGGTCTCTTACCGCTCCAGCAATAGCAGCAGCAAAGGGATTATTTATATTGAGTGAATCCTCAGGTCTCAGCTGGCCTGGATGATCCAAAGTGCTTGTCTCAATTTCCATGCTGCTTCCCTGACTACTTTTTCCACTGCTGCTAGTAGATGGTTCTTTGACAATGATGGTGGGTATTGGAATGGAACAGGTCTTCTCAGGACTATCTTCCACATTTGGCTGCTTTACTAACATCCCTTTCCTTCGTGCTGGCTTGGCTGGGATATAAGTGGCCTTGTTTCCTACTTCTGAATATGGGTTCTCTGGGACTGAGGCTCTGTTTCGATTTCGGGAATTGTGCTGGTTTGATATGGAGTTTGAAGTTTCATACTGCTCTGAGTTTTGTCGCAGAAAACCACCTCGACCTCTATTGATGGTGTTTGTACTTCTGTACCCTCTGCCTGCTTGGGGTTGCATAAAGCCAGGCTGGTTGTTGCTATATACTCGGCTATTGGGGGCAGTGGGGCTGAAAGGGGGTGATGGAGGGGAGATTCCTGGTGGAGGTGGAATGTCTTCAGATGTATCAGGCATTGAAAGGCTCCGTGTGAACTTTAGCAATGGAGGAGTCAGGAACTGCTTTTCCTCTTCCGTAATACCTAGACAAAATAAACAGGGCATATGTTATtagactaaaataaaaaattaaaatctttactaaataaacaaaactgtcTCAGTCTATAAGTTTATAAATAATTGCATCCAAGGGCCTGACATTCCATAAGTTAATATTCAAGTTAGCCTGC
Above is a window of Tachysurus vachellii isolate PV-2020 chromosome 9, HZAU_Pvac_v1, whole genome shotgun sequence DNA encoding:
- the LOC132851036 gene encoding SH3 and multiple ankyrin repeat domains protein 2-like, which gives rise to MSYTMPRSPTSSEDEMAQSFSDYSDESISGSSKEDAIYESIKVPTEMQLSFMEDFQGNTVVIRVIIPDLQQTKCMRFDVDSTVWAAKQQILCTLSQNLKDVLNYGLFQPASDGRDGKFLDEERLLSEYPQAASKNIPTLEFRYKSRVYKQPNVDEKQIAKLHTKANLRKFMDYIQNHQSEKISKMLDKGLDPNYHDSDTGETPLTSAAHLENMGDIIKVLKNGGAHLDFRAKDGMTSLHRAARANNKYTLMTLLELGASPDYKDSRGLSALYHTAMVGGDSGCCELLLHEHASINCQDENGWHEVHQACRHGHVQHLEHLLFYGADMSAQNASGNTAMHICALYNQDKCVRVLLVRGADKEVKNYNSQTPFQVAIIAGNFELAELIKNHRESDIVPFLEAPSYSRRRRAPHHLVPPRVLLRSNSDNHLQLLPQPTNTQPHTQLHIHTSPNGTVSTRAPPRSRSPSLGRLGEEQHRLHRANTSLDGSVSRRKLYSAVPGRHFVAVRPYQPQADGEITLYKNDRVKVLSIGEGGYWEGSARGRVGWFPANCVEEIPAKTNEARPQSRIGRTDKKKLFRHYTVGSYDSFDASSDCAIDEKTVVLHKKENEGFGFVLRGAKADTPIEEFTPTPAFPALQYLESVDEGGVAWEAGLRTGDFLIEVNQENVVKVGHRQVVNMIRQGGNRLVIKVVTVTRNLDNDENARKKVTPNPGHESRLSPPPPKRAPTTALSMRSKSMTSELEDMDKVDEVPPTQKNARDNGSVDMRVATIKPRPSSRCLVTPTDFNAIYERQGVAVVSPTVPSGPQGAYLGVPKGTIKRQKSIGITEEEKQFLTPPLLKFTRSLSMPDTSEDIPPPPGISPPSPPFSPTAPNSRVYSNNQPGFMQPQAGRGYRSTNTINRGRGGFLRQNSEQYETSNSISNQHNSRNRNRASVPENPYSEVGNKATYIPAKPARRKGMLVKQPNVEDSPEKTCSIPIPTIIVKEPSTSSSGKSSQGSSMEIETSTLDHPGQLRPEDSLNINNPFAAAIAGAVRDREKRLEARRNSPAFLSTDLGDEDLPMPTPTPRLHHSKSIDEGMFANDEGLRTFMAPPASLLTVSQGSGGESEGGGGSGGGGGGNVTDFNSPEPVIVREPLNTRTRNCPDLDSPVSLPATIKTYSTNGEGYLHPVTGKALDPNSPLALALAARDRAIKEQAQPPPVSPKLEPHKPDINQPLFIDTKLRSGIEAKFAASVCTGRAGLRRQRTESKYEAEGTKDSKQEEEKKNMVDEIVDKSQQKPAGLLMVHTMDGVKTEENNVNDEAKEEMTPQLDTEIRDSDSKTPSTPNSQTPAPSRTKSITLGGSVDEPIKLPFRIPPPPLASVDIDEEFVFAEPLPPPLEFANSIDIPEDQVAEILKQRKNSVQGGPLPPYHPHAPPPINAELKRPGIINCIPPSSFPPPPSESFEPITDSGIEMDSRSSGDPHLETTSTISTVSSISTLSSEGSEALDTCTVYADGQVFLVDRPPVPPKPKIKPIIKSNALYRDPLIEESPESFNQPPPPPPPPQSEPPKTPTQRASKLWRESPDLRSPPSSNPDPKANVISELSSILQHMNKEKSPKQGDSLDSPTGPRSFTNRDSAIPSVSGTQRSTALTFTTPSTPPSILPSVTSPSATSPTPSTPGPASSPAPTPPLCLFGSRSASPLSLLHSSSSSSSSSNSKPFSSKPVLLWSKHDVADWLESLNMAEHRDAFMENEIEGSHLPNLQKDDLIDLGVTRVGHRMNIERALKLLMDR